From the Pseudarthrobacter sp. MM222 genome, one window contains:
- a CDS encoding rhamnulokinase, translated as MTTAPTAGSAPATTGADPASGLFAAVDIGASSGRVILGRITDNTGGRPGVSLETVHRFPNGVVESDGGLRWDFDALFAEVLNGLGAAAAKAAARSERIMSIGIDTWAVDYGRVDAAGVLVEQPYSYRDERSRAAVARVHRRLDPQRLYATTGLQFLDFNTIYQLAAEPDLEGVQPLLIPDLIAFLLTGERRTEATNASTTGLVDAVAGEWATEFLTALDLPQDLFPPLVQPGENVGTLLPAIAARTGLPAGTPVVAVGSHDTASAVAAVPAESENFAYISSGTWSLVGVELQHPVLTEASRTANFTNERGVDGTIRYLRNVGGLWLLSECQRSWAAQGLVISLAQLLDGAAGLPTGGPRINADDPAFTAPDNMPERIRAAVRHAGATLTEQPTAIVRCILDSLAAGYARTIRDAEGLAGRSIDVVHIVGGGSQNRLLCQLTADATGKPVIAGPVEATALGNVLVQARAAGQLAGGLPELRKIVAGGTALERYEPLAASSARSTPSGTGRPA; from the coding sequence ATGACCACCGCACCAACTGCGGGGTCCGCCCCGGCAACCACCGGGGCGGACCCCGCCAGCGGGCTGTTCGCCGCCGTCGATATCGGAGCCTCCTCCGGCCGCGTGATCCTGGGCAGGATTACGGACAATACCGGCGGGCGTCCCGGTGTCTCACTGGAGACGGTGCACCGGTTTCCGAACGGTGTGGTGGAGTCCGACGGCGGCCTCCGCTGGGACTTCGACGCCCTCTTCGCGGAGGTACTCAACGGACTGGGCGCGGCTGCAGCGAAAGCGGCGGCGCGCAGCGAGCGGATCATGAGCATCGGCATCGACACCTGGGCGGTGGACTACGGGCGGGTGGATGCCGCCGGCGTGCTGGTGGAGCAGCCCTACAGTTACCGGGATGAGCGAAGCCGCGCCGCCGTGGCCCGGGTCCACCGGCGTCTCGACCCGCAACGCCTTTACGCCACGACGGGGCTTCAGTTCCTGGACTTCAATACCATCTATCAGCTGGCGGCCGAGCCTGACCTTGAGGGCGTCCAGCCCCTGCTGATCCCGGACCTTATCGCCTTCCTGCTCACGGGCGAGCGCCGGACGGAGGCAACGAACGCCTCCACCACGGGCCTGGTCGACGCCGTGGCGGGGGAGTGGGCCACGGAGTTCCTGACCGCCCTGGACCTGCCGCAGGACCTGTTCCCGCCGCTGGTCCAGCCGGGCGAAAACGTCGGCACGCTGCTGCCGGCCATCGCCGCGCGGACCGGGCTGCCCGCCGGGACCCCGGTGGTCGCGGTCGGCTCGCACGACACCGCCTCGGCCGTCGCGGCCGTGCCTGCGGAATCGGAGAATTTCGCGTACATCTCGTCCGGGACGTGGTCGCTGGTGGGGGTCGAACTCCAGCACCCCGTCCTCACTGAAGCCAGCCGCACCGCGAACTTCACCAATGAACGCGGCGTCGACGGCACCATCCGCTACCTTCGTAACGTCGGCGGCCTCTGGCTTCTCAGCGAATGCCAGCGGTCGTGGGCCGCCCAGGGCCTGGTCATATCCTTGGCCCAGCTGCTGGACGGTGCGGCGGGGCTGCCAACCGGCGGACCCCGGATCAACGCCGATGACCCGGCTTTCACAGCGCCGGACAACATGCCCGAGCGGATCCGCGCCGCCGTCCGGCATGCCGGCGCCACCCTGACAGAGCAGCCCACGGCGATCGTCCGCTGCATTCTGGACAGTCTGGCTGCGGGCTACGCCCGGACTATCCGCGACGCCGAAGGGCTTGCGGGGCGCAGTATCGACGTCGTGCACATCGTGGGTGGCGGTTCGCAGAACCGGCTCCTCTGCCAACTCACCGCTGACGCCACCGGGAAACCAGTCATCGCTGGGCCGGTGGAAGCCACAGCCCTCGGCAACGTGCTGGTGCAGGCGCGGGCCGCCGGTCAGCTGGCCGGAGGGCTTCCGGAACTGCGGAAGATCGTCGCCGGCGGCACGGCCCTCGAGCGGTACGAACCGCTGGCGGCGTCGTCTGCGCGATCGACACCATCAGGCACTGGCCGCCCGGCGTGA
- a CDS encoding bifunctional aldolase/short-chain dehydrogenase, with the protein MTNPTVEQLITRSNRLGADKRNTNYAGGNTSAKGTEKDPVTGEDVELLWVKGSGGDLGTLTEPGLAVLRLDRLNALKNVYPGVDREDEMVAAFDYCLHGKGGAAPSIDTAMHGLVDAAHVDHLHPDSGIAIATAADGEALTARIFGDKVAWVPWRRPGFQLGLDIAAIKDANPQAIGTILGGHGTTAWGATSEEAEANSLWIIEQAEKYIAEHGRPAPFGPKLPGYAALPEPARRAKAAALAPVVRGLASTDKPVVGHFSDDAAVLEFLEGQEHPRLGAVGTSCPDHFLRTKVKPLVLDLPADASAEDSVARLKELHAAYREDYQAYYDRHATPDSPALRGADPAIVLVPGVGMFSYGKDKQTARVAGEYYLNAINVMRGAESISTYAPIEEAEKFRIEYWALEEAKLARMPKPKSHATRIALVTGAASGIGKAIATRLAAEGACIVIADLNLENAQAVAEELGGADVAVGIQADVTDEAQVVAAVNAAVLAFGGLDLVVNNAGLSISKPLLETTEKDWDLQHNVMAKGSFLVSKAAAKILIDQDMGGDIIYISSKNSVFAGPNNIAYSATKADQAHQVRLLAAELGEHGIRVNGINPDGVVRGSGIFAGGWGAKRAAVYGVDEEKLGEYYAQRTLLKREVLPENVANAAAVLTSAELSHTTGLHIPVDAGVANAFLR; encoded by the coding sequence ATGACGAATCCAACAGTTGAACAACTGATCACCCGCTCAAACCGACTCGGCGCGGACAAGCGGAACACCAACTACGCCGGCGGGAACACCTCCGCCAAAGGCACCGAAAAAGACCCCGTGACCGGGGAGGATGTCGAGTTGCTGTGGGTTAAGGGCTCCGGCGGGGACCTCGGCACCCTGACCGAGCCCGGACTCGCGGTGCTTCGGCTGGACCGGCTGAACGCGCTGAAGAACGTCTACCCCGGCGTCGACCGTGAAGACGAGATGGTCGCGGCCTTCGATTACTGCCTGCACGGCAAGGGCGGGGCCGCGCCGTCGATCGACACCGCCATGCACGGACTCGTCGACGCCGCCCACGTGGACCACCTGCACCCGGACTCCGGCATCGCCATTGCCACAGCCGCCGACGGCGAGGCCCTCACCGCGCGGATCTTCGGCGACAAAGTCGCCTGGGTGCCGTGGCGGCGGCCCGGCTTCCAGTTGGGCCTGGACATCGCCGCGATCAAGGACGCCAACCCGCAGGCGATCGGGACCATCCTCGGCGGGCACGGCACCACCGCCTGGGGCGCCACCAGCGAGGAAGCCGAGGCGAACTCGCTGTGGATCATCGAGCAAGCCGAAAAGTACATCGCCGAGCACGGCCGCCCCGCACCGTTCGGGCCCAAACTCCCGGGCTACGCCGCCCTGCCAGAACCGGCACGGCGCGCGAAGGCCGCCGCGCTTGCGCCCGTGGTCCGCGGGCTCGCCTCCACGGACAAACCGGTGGTGGGGCACTTCAGCGACGACGCCGCGGTCCTGGAGTTCCTGGAAGGGCAGGAGCACCCGCGACTCGGTGCCGTGGGCACCTCCTGCCCGGACCATTTCCTGCGCACCAAGGTCAAGCCCCTGGTCCTGGACCTGCCCGCCGATGCCTCCGCCGAGGATTCCGTGGCCCGGCTGAAGGAACTGCACGCCGCCTACCGCGAGGATTACCAGGCCTACTACGACCGGCACGCGACCCCTGACAGCCCGGCGCTGCGCGGCGCGGACCCCGCGATCGTGCTGGTCCCCGGCGTGGGGATGTTCTCCTACGGCAAGGACAAGCAGACCGCCCGGGTCGCGGGGGAGTACTACCTCAACGCGATCAACGTGATGCGCGGCGCTGAATCGATCTCCACGTACGCCCCGATCGAGGAAGCCGAGAAGTTCCGGATCGAATACTGGGCCCTGGAAGAAGCCAAGCTCGCCCGGATGCCCAAGCCGAAGTCGCACGCGACCCGGATCGCGCTGGTGACCGGGGCGGCGTCGGGCATCGGCAAGGCCATCGCCACCCGCCTCGCCGCCGAGGGCGCCTGCATCGTGATCGCAGACCTGAACCTCGAGAACGCGCAGGCCGTCGCCGAAGAGCTCGGCGGCGCCGACGTCGCGGTCGGGATCCAGGCCGACGTCACGGACGAGGCCCAGGTGGTGGCCGCCGTGAACGCCGCGGTCCTGGCCTTCGGCGGACTGGACCTGGTGGTCAACAACGCCGGGCTCTCCATCTCCAAACCCCTGCTGGAGACCACGGAGAAGGACTGGGACCTGCAGCACAACGTGATGGCCAAGGGCTCCTTCCTGGTCTCCAAGGCAGCCGCGAAAATCCTGATCGACCAGGACATGGGCGGGGACATCATCTACATCTCCTCCAAGAACTCCGTCTTCGCCGGGCCCAACAACATCGCCTACTCCGCCACCAAGGCCGACCAGGCCCACCAGGTCCGGCTCCTCGCGGCAGAATTGGGCGAGCACGGCATCCGGGTCAACGGCATCAACCCCGACGGCGTGGTCCGCGGCTCCGGGATCTTCGCCGGCGGCTGGGGCGCCAAACGCGCCGCTGTCTATGGAGTCGATGAGGAAAAACTGGGTGAGTACTACGCCCAGCGCACCCTGCTCAAGCGCGAGGTCCTGCCCGAAAACGTCGCCAACGCCGCCGCCGTGCTCACCAGCGCCGAACTCTCCCACACCACCGGCCTGCACATCCCCGTGGACGCCGGCGTCGCCAACGCGTTCCTGCGATGA
- a CDS encoding L-fucose/L-arabinose isomerase family protein, whose translation MNQKQSAARLLQPHRRRPTRVGLVSGGLGAYWPQFPALLPQLRESVAYVTGRFQDLDAEVVDTGFISDAQEAATAGEKLRVADCDLIVIFLTTYLTSSMVLPIAQRAKTPVLVIDLQPTEAMDHANFDTGKWLAYCGQCPVPEVANVFRRAGIDFRSVSGHLKQESAWERITQWVHAAGVRARLRDARHGLMGHLYPGMLDVATDLTTVSTTFGSHVEVLEFDDLRERVNAVTGKQVSERLGLARDLFVLDESVDDDDFAWGAKVSVGLDRLVEDFDLDSLAYYHRGLAGEQHERLGAGMILGASILTARGIPMAGEFELRTSIAMLAAQAIGAGGSFTEIQALNFFDNVVEMGHDGPAHLAVSAQDPLLRGLGVYHGKRGWGVSVEFDVRHGPVTTFGIGQDRDGSYVFVTSEGVVVPGPLLAIGNTTSRVDFGGDPGLWVDQWSQTGIGHHWALCLGHRAADIKAAASLLGIEHRQVVLS comes from the coding sequence ATGAACCAGAAGCAATCAGCCGCCCGGCTGCTGCAGCCGCACCGGCGCCGCCCCACCCGCGTGGGCCTGGTGTCCGGCGGCCTCGGCGCCTACTGGCCTCAGTTTCCGGCCCTGCTCCCGCAGCTGCGGGAGTCCGTGGCCTACGTCACCGGCCGCTTCCAGGACCTCGACGCCGAGGTTGTGGACACCGGTTTTATTTCCGATGCGCAGGAAGCGGCGACGGCCGGCGAGAAACTGCGCGTCGCTGATTGCGATCTGATCGTCATCTTCCTGACCACATACCTGACATCCTCCATGGTGCTGCCCATCGCCCAGCGGGCCAAGACCCCGGTGCTGGTCATTGACCTCCAGCCGACCGAGGCGATGGACCACGCGAACTTCGACACCGGCAAGTGGCTGGCCTACTGCGGCCAGTGCCCGGTCCCCGAAGTCGCCAACGTCTTCCGCCGGGCCGGAATCGATTTCCGTTCCGTCTCCGGCCACCTTAAGCAGGAGTCCGCCTGGGAACGGATCACCCAGTGGGTGCACGCCGCGGGCGTCCGTGCCCGGCTGCGCGACGCCCGGCATGGCCTCATGGGCCATCTGTACCCTGGCATGCTCGACGTCGCCACCGACCTGACCACCGTCTCGACCACTTTCGGTTCCCACGTGGAGGTGCTCGAATTCGATGACCTACGGGAACGGGTGAACGCTGTCACCGGGAAACAGGTCTCCGAGCGGCTCGGACTGGCCCGGGACCTGTTTGTCCTCGACGAGTCCGTGGACGACGACGACTTCGCCTGGGGCGCCAAAGTATCCGTGGGCCTGGACCGGCTGGTGGAGGACTTCGATCTGGACTCGCTGGCGTACTACCACCGCGGGCTGGCCGGCGAACAGCACGAGCGGCTGGGCGCGGGGATGATTTTGGGAGCGTCCATCCTGACGGCCCGCGGAATCCCGATGGCCGGTGAATTCGAGCTACGGACCTCGATCGCCATGCTTGCCGCCCAAGCGATCGGCGCCGGCGGCTCGTTCACCGAAATCCAGGCCCTCAACTTCTTCGACAACGTCGTGGAGATGGGCCATGACGGCCCCGCGCACCTGGCGGTGTCCGCCCAGGACCCGCTGCTCCGCGGGCTGGGCGTCTATCACGGCAAACGCGGGTGGGGCGTCTCGGTTGAATTCGATGTCCGGCACGGACCCGTCACCACCTTCGGGATCGGCCAGGACCGGGACGGATCTTACGTCTTTGTCACCTCGGAGGGTGTGGTGGTTCCGGGTCCGCTGCTGGCAATCGGCAACACCACCTCCCGCGTCGACTTCGGCGGGGACCCGGGACTGTGGGTAGACCAGTGGAGCCAGACCGGCATCGGCCATCACTGGGCGCTCTGCTTGGGGCACCGCGCGGCTGACATCAAAGCCGCAGCCTCCCTGCTTGGCATCGAACACCGCCAGGTGGTGCTCTCATGA
- the rhaI gene encoding L-rhamnose isomerase, which yields MSIPTDVLTRLEQQSIELPSWAFGNSGTRFKVFATPGTPRSIEEKIADAAQVNALTGLAPSVALHIPWDKSDDYAALAQYATGLGVTLGTVNSNTFQDDDYKFGSLTHSDPAVRSKAIDHMYECLEVMNQTGSRDLKIWLADGTNYPGQGNLRARQDWLAESLRKVYDRLGDDQRMVLEYKFFEPAFYHTDVPDWGTSYVHCAALGEKALVCLDTGHHAPGTNIEFIVAQLLRLGKLGSFDFNSRFYADDDLIVGAADPFQLFRIMHEVVRGGGLDPAAGVAFMLDQCHNVEGKIPGQIRSVLNVQEMTARALLVDTAALETAQNDGDVLAANAVLMDAFYTDVRPDLAQWRESRGLPADPMAAFAASGYQEKINADRVGGHQAGWGA from the coding sequence GTGTCTATCCCCACTGACGTTTTGACCAGGCTCGAACAACAAAGCATCGAACTGCCCTCCTGGGCATTCGGCAACTCCGGCACCCGCTTCAAAGTCTTCGCCACCCCCGGCACCCCCCGCAGCATCGAGGAAAAGATAGCCGACGCCGCCCAGGTCAACGCCCTCACCGGGCTTGCGCCCTCCGTGGCCCTGCACATCCCCTGGGACAAGTCCGATGACTACGCGGCCCTGGCGCAGTACGCCACGGGTCTCGGAGTGACGCTGGGGACGGTCAACAGCAACACGTTCCAGGACGATGACTACAAGTTCGGCAGCCTCACCCACAGTGATCCGGCGGTACGCTCGAAGGCCATCGACCACATGTACGAGTGCCTCGAAGTGATGAACCAGACCGGTTCTCGGGATCTGAAAATCTGGCTGGCGGACGGCACGAACTACCCCGGGCAGGGCAACCTGCGGGCCCGGCAGGACTGGCTGGCCGAATCGCTGCGCAAGGTCTACGACCGCCTCGGAGATGACCAGCGGATGGTGCTGGAGTACAAGTTCTTCGAGCCGGCTTTCTATCACACGGACGTTCCGGACTGGGGAACCTCCTACGTGCACTGCGCCGCCCTCGGCGAGAAGGCCCTCGTCTGCCTGGACACCGGCCACCACGCGCCCGGCACCAACATCGAGTTCATCGTGGCGCAGCTGCTGCGGCTGGGAAAGCTCGGTTCCTTCGACTTTAACTCCCGTTTCTACGCCGATGATGACCTGATCGTCGGCGCCGCGGATCCTTTCCAGCTGTTCCGCATCATGCACGAGGTGGTCCGCGGAGGCGGACTGGATCCGGCGGCCGGCGTGGCGTTCATGCTGGACCAGTGCCACAACGTCGAGGGCAAGATCCCCGGCCAGATCCGCTCCGTGCTCAACGTCCAGGAGATGACGGCCCGGGCACTGCTGGTCGACACCGCCGCCCTGGAAACAGCACAGAACGACGGCGATGTCCTGGCAGCGAACGCCGTGCTCATGGACGCCTTCTACACGGACGTCCGACCCGACCTTGCGCAATGGCGCGAATCCCGTGGACTGCCCGCGGACCCGATGGCCGCCTTCGCTGCCAGCGGCTACCAGGAAAAAATCAATGCGGACCGCGTCGGCGGCCACCAGGCCGGATGGGGAGCCTAG
- the rhaS gene encoding rhamnose ABC transporter substrate-binding protein — MMLNRKNTGPTGRLASLAAITAAAALALTACSGGSGSTGGGTSPAAGGDLKITFIPKQLNNPYTDVVLGGGKKGAQEAGFASSQVVGPLEASASSQVSFVNAETQAGTNVIVIAANDPDAVCTALGEARSAGAKIVAFDSDANPDCRDVFISQVVAKEVALIQTKLISEQIGGSGEIAILSATANATNQNEWIKFMEEELASNPAYKDIKLVAKVYGDDNDTKSFQEAQGLMQAHPNLKGIISPTTVGIAATGRYLSTSAYKGKVALTGLGLPNEMRPFVKDGTVKEFALWDPAQLGYVAAFAGKALQDGKITGAEGDTFTAGELGERKVEKGGLVIVGPPTVFNAENIDKYNF, encoded by the coding sequence ATGATGTTGAACCGCAAGAACACAGGCCCCACAGGCCGCTTGGCGTCCCTGGCGGCTATCACCGCCGCGGCCGCCCTGGCCTTGACAGCCTGCAGCGGCGGCTCCGGCTCAACCGGTGGAGGCACCAGCCCCGCGGCGGGAGGGGACCTTAAAATCACCTTCATCCCGAAGCAGCTGAACAACCCCTACACGGACGTTGTCCTGGGCGGCGGCAAGAAGGGCGCCCAGGAGGCCGGCTTCGCCTCCTCCCAGGTCGTCGGCCCCCTGGAGGCTTCAGCGTCCAGCCAGGTTTCCTTCGTCAACGCCGAGACCCAGGCCGGCACGAACGTCATTGTGATTGCCGCCAACGACCCCGACGCCGTGTGCACAGCCCTCGGCGAGGCCCGCTCCGCCGGCGCGAAGATCGTGGCCTTCGACTCGGATGCCAACCCGGACTGCCGTGACGTCTTCATCAGCCAGGTGGTCGCCAAGGAGGTGGCCCTGATCCAGACCAAGCTGATTTCCGAGCAGATCGGCGGCAGCGGCGAGATCGCCATCCTCTCGGCCACGGCGAACGCCACGAACCAGAATGAGTGGATCAAGTTCATGGAGGAGGAACTGGCCTCCAACCCGGCGTACAAGGACATCAAGCTCGTGGCGAAGGTCTACGGCGATGACAACGACACCAAGTCCTTCCAGGAGGCCCAGGGCCTGATGCAGGCCCACCCGAACCTGAAGGGCATTATTTCCCCGACCACCGTCGGCATCGCAGCGACCGGCCGGTACCTCTCCACCTCCGCCTACAAGGGGAAAGTCGCGCTCACCGGGCTGGGGCTGCCCAATGAAATGCGGCCCTTCGTCAAGGACGGGACAGTCAAGGAATTCGCCCTGTGGGACCCGGCGCAGCTGGGCTACGTTGCGGCTTTCGCCGGCAAGGCGCTCCAGGACGGCAAGATCACCGGCGCCGAAGGCGATACCTTCACGGCCGGTGAACTGGGCGAACGCAAAGTCGAAAAGGGCGGACTCGTGATCGTTGGACCGCCGACCGTCTTCAACGCCGAGAACATCGACAAGTACAACTTCTAA
- a CDS encoding ABC transporter permease — protein sequence MSETTSPTSTAPTPVADSTKPLASEPKGKTGAARILTSRDAITVYALVAFLLYAAIAIPRFASPVTTGFLLLDVIPVLLIAMPMTLIIVTGEIDLSVASTAGLTSALMGVLWAGGMDIWLVLAISLLAGVAAGMFNGVLIAVLGLPSLAVTIGTLALFRGLALVIIGDNAVANFPKPLTAFFTSKIGGTGIPTVMIGVVLVMIFFGVLLHFTPFGRGLFAMGYSKEAAGFVGINVARSKFWLYVGSGTVSALAGIYWTLRYTSARSDNASGLELAVIAAVLLGGVSIFGGKGSIPGVIAGVLLIGTLNYALRLARVSDVVLITVTGLLLIFSVVAPSIGSAVKEWRHTRRVRRSFSQTTN from the coding sequence ATGTCTGAAACCACGTCGCCCACCAGCACGGCACCAACTCCGGTGGCGGACAGCACCAAGCCGCTGGCCAGCGAACCCAAAGGCAAGACCGGCGCCGCACGGATCCTGACCAGCCGGGACGCCATCACGGTCTATGCCCTCGTGGCCTTCCTCCTCTATGCCGCCATCGCCATCCCGCGCTTCGCCTCGCCGGTCACCACCGGCTTCCTCCTGCTGGACGTCATCCCGGTGTTGCTGATCGCGATGCCCATGACGCTGATCATCGTCACCGGGGAAATAGACTTGTCCGTCGCCAGCACCGCCGGCCTGACCAGCGCCCTGATGGGTGTCCTCTGGGCCGGCGGAATGGATATCTGGCTGGTCCTGGCCATCAGCCTGCTGGCCGGAGTAGCGGCCGGGATGTTCAACGGCGTCCTGATCGCCGTCCTCGGACTGCCCTCACTCGCGGTCACCATCGGCACCCTGGCACTCTTCCGCGGCCTGGCCCTGGTGATTATCGGCGACAACGCGGTGGCCAACTTCCCGAAGCCACTGACAGCCTTCTTCACCTCCAAAATCGGTGGAACCGGCATTCCCACCGTGATGATCGGCGTCGTGCTGGTGATGATCTTCTTCGGGGTGCTGCTGCACTTCACGCCCTTCGGACGCGGGCTGTTCGCAATGGGCTACAGCAAGGAAGCCGCCGGATTCGTCGGGATCAATGTGGCGCGCAGCAAGTTCTGGCTCTACGTGGGATCAGGCACGGTTTCGGCCCTGGCCGGCATCTACTGGACATTGCGCTACACCAGCGCCCGCAGCGACAACGCCTCCGGCCTGGAACTGGCCGTCATCGCCGCCGTACTCCTTGGCGGCGTGTCGATCTTCGGCGGCAAGGGATCCATCCCCGGCGTCATCGCGGGGGTCCTGCTGATCGGGACACTCAATTACGCCCTGCGGCTGGCCCGGGTTTCCGACGTCGTCCTCATCACCGTCACGGGGCTGCTCCTCATCTTCTCCGTGGTTGCTCCAAGCATCGGGTCCGCAGTCAAGGAATGGCGGCACACCCGCCGTGTCCGCCGAAGCTTCAGCCAGACAACAAACTGA
- a CDS encoding L-rhamnose mutarotase, translating to MSRQRVCFQLQVKPGLIEEYTRRHAAVWPEMLAALKSSGWHNYSLFLRPDGLLIGYFETDSLPEAQARMAATEINARWQAEMAGFFEDLEVAPDEGFLQLTEVFNLEDQLAASAPGLTPSNSKGD from the coding sequence ATGAGCCGCCAGCGTGTCTGCTTCCAGCTCCAGGTCAAGCCCGGACTCATCGAGGAGTACACCCGGCGTCACGCCGCCGTGTGGCCGGAGATGCTCGCTGCACTGAAGAGTTCCGGGTGGCACAACTACTCGCTCTTCCTCCGCCCCGACGGGCTGCTGATCGGGTATTTCGAAACCGACAGCCTTCCCGAGGCTCAGGCCCGGATGGCAGCCACTGAAATCAACGCCCGCTGGCAGGCCGAGATGGCCGGCTTCTTCGAAGACCTTGAGGTGGCCCCCGATGAGGGCTTCCTCCAACTGACTGAAGTATTCAACCTCGAGGACCAACTGGCCGCCTCAGCGCCAGGCCTCACCCCCTCCAATTCCAAAGGAGACTGA